Genomic DNA from bacterium:
CGCGGCGGCAAACCGACTCTTGCCGACGGGGCCGATTGGCATGTGCTCTATGAGCAAGCCGTCCAGTCGCCCGACGCGGATATAGAGTTCTTTCTGGCCAGGTTCCGCCAACACCGAGATCGCGACCCGCTCACCTTGCGCGAGGACTTCTGCGGCACCGCGTACCTGGCGGCAAGCTGGCTCGAGGGTGGCGACGACCGCCGAGCCCTCGGGATCGATCTCGATCGGCCGACCCTGAATTGGGGCCGCGAGCGTCACTTCTCGGACCCTCGAGTCGGAAACCGGATGTCGTTCCTGTGCCGGGACGTATGCTCCGTCACAAAACCCAAAGTCGAGCTCGCCTGCGCGCTCAATTTCAGTTTCTGCGTCTTCAAAACCCGCACCGAGCTGCTCGGGTATTTCGCCACGGTACATGCCGGCCTTGAAGACGACGGCCTGTTCGTGACCGAGCTCTATGGCGGCACCGAGGCCATCATCGAGATCGAGGACGAGCGCGACGTTGGCGACTTCACCTTTGTCTGGGAGCAGGAGAAGTTCAACCCGATCACCAACGAAGTGCTCTGCCATATTGACTTTCGGTTTCGAGACGGCTCGGTGATGGAGCGCGCGTTCACCTACGACTGGCGACTGTGGACCTTGCCGGAGGTCCGGGAGCTGCTTCTGGAGGCCGGCTTCTCACGAGTCGACGTCTACTGGGAAGAAACCGACGAAGACGGAGACGGTACCGGCATCCATCACCTGGCCGTCGAAGAAGAGAACCAGGAGAGCTGGTTGGTTTACATTGCCGCAGTGAAATAGGGAGTCGGGCGATACTATCTGGAGTCCTTCGCACTATGAAAGAAATCCTGGACAATCTGCTGCCCGCGGTTCGAGACAACGTCTGGCTCCAGGCGGCCACCATCATCGTCTTGGCCGTGATCGCCGCCAAGGTCGTCGACTTCCTGATCACGCGAATCATCGCCGTTTGGGCGAAGAAATCCGAGACCGACTTGGACGATCGACTGATCGCTATCCTGCATCGGCCGATCTTCCTCAGTGTCGTGCTGGTCGGGATCTGGTTGGCGACAGTGCGATTGCCGATTGCCGACAGCTATTTCGAGTTCATCCTCAGGATCCTGAAGACCATCGGGGTTTTGATGTGGGCGGTCTTCGCAACTCGGGCCGTGGCCATCCTGCTCGAGGCGGTAAGCCGTCTCGAGGGCCGGGCGGCGTTCATCGAGTCCCGAACCGTAGCGCTGTTCGACAACGTCGCCAAGGTCATCCTGATCGGCGGCGCGGTCTATTTCCTGCTGCTCTCGTGGGGAATCGACGTCGGCGGTTGGATGGTCTCGGCGGGCGTGCTCGGCCTCGTCCTCGGCCTGGCCGCAAAGGACACGCTTTCGAATCTGTTCTCCGGGCTCTTCATCCTCGCCGACGCGCCCTACGAGGAGGGCGATTTCGTCAATCTGGACTCGGGCGAGCGCGGACAGGTGACCAAGATCGGCCTGCGCAGCACCCGGCTTCTGACCCGCGACGACATCGAGATCACCG
This window encodes:
- a CDS encoding mechanosensitive ion channel family protein, with the translated sequence MKEILDNLLPAVRDNVWLQAATIIVLAVIAAKVVDFLITRIIAVWAKKSETDLDDRLIAILHRPIFLSVVLVGIWLATVRLPIADSYFEFILRILKTIGVLMWAVFATRAVAILLEAVSRLEGRAAFIESRTVALFDNVAKVILIGGAVYFLLLSWGIDVGGWMVSAGVLGLVLGLAAKDTLSNLFSGLFILADAPYEEGDFVNLDSGERGQVTKIGLRSTRLLTRDDIEITVPNSVIANAKIINETGGPWEKERVRVRVGAGYGCDVAHVRSVLDRIAAENQYVAEHPEPRVRLRALGDSALEFELLCWIDEPVLRGRTLDALYETVYNRFREEGIEIPFPKRDVYLHNSAPTAE
- a CDS encoding class I SAM-dependent methyltransferase, translating into RGGKPTLADGADWHVLYEQAVQSPDADIEFFLARFRQHRDRDPLTLREDFCGTAYLAASWLEGGDDRRALGIDLDRPTLNWGRERHFSDPRVGNRMSFLCRDVCSVTKPKVELACALNFSFCVFKTRTELLGYFATVHAGLEDDGLFVTELYGGTEAIIEIEDERDVGDFTFVWEQEKFNPITNEVLCHIDFRFRDGSVMERAFTYDWRLWTLPEVRELLLEAGFSRVDVYWEETDEDGDGTGIHHLAVEEENQESWLVYIAAVK